A DNA window from Limanda limanda chromosome 6, fLimLim1.1, whole genome shotgun sequence contains the following coding sequences:
- the mab21l1 gene encoding putative nucleotidyltransferase MAB21L1: MIAAQAKLVYHLNKYYNEKCHTRKAAISKSIREVCKVVSDVLKEVEVQEPRFISSLSEMDNRFEGLEVISPTEFEVVLYLNQMGVFNFVDDGSLPGCAVLKLSDGRKRSMSLWVEFITASGYLSARKIRSRFQTLVAQAVDKCSYRDVVKMVADTSEVKLRIRDRYVVIITPAFKCTGIWPRSAAHWPLPHIPWPGPNRVAEVKAEGFNLLSKECYSLNGKQSSAESDAWVLQFAEAENRLLLGGCRKKCLSVLKALRDRHLELPGQPLNNYHMKSLVSYECEKHPRESDWDENCLGDRLNGILLQLISCLQCRRCPHYFLPNLDLFQGKPHSGLENAAKQTWRLAREILTNPKSLEKL, encoded by the coding sequence ATGATAGCAGCCCAGGCGAAGCTGGTGTACCACCTCAACAAATACTACAACGAGAAATGCCACACTCGGAAGGCGGCCATCTCCAAGTCCATCCGGGAGGTGTGCAAGGTGGTGTCGGATgtcctgaaggaggtggaggtgcaggAGCCGCGCTTCATCAGCTCCCTCAGCGAGATGGACAACCGCTTCGAGGGGCTGGAGGTCATCTCGCCCACCGAGTTCGAGGTGGTGCTCTACCTCAACCAGATGGGGGTCTTCAACTTCGTGGACGACGGGTCCCTGCCGGGCTGCGCCGTGCTGAAGCTCAGCGACGGCCGCAAGAGGAGCATGTCTCTCTGGGTGGAGTTCATCACCGCGTCCGGGTACCTCTCTGCGCGTAAAATCCGCTCCAGGTTCCAGACCCTGGTGGCGCAGGCGGTGGATAAGTGCAGCTACAGAGATGTGGTCAAGATGGTTGCAGATACCAGTGAAGTGAAGCTGCGGATCCGGGACAGATACGTGGTGATCATCACTCCTGCGTTCAAGTGTACGGGCATCTGGCCCCGCAGCGCCGCGCACTGGCCTCTCCCGCACATCCCGTGGCCCGGGCCCAACCGGGTGGCCGAGGTCAAAGCCGAGGGATTCAACCTTTTATCCAAAGAGTGCTACTCGCTGAACGGCAAGCAGAGCTCTGCAGAAAGCGACGCCTGGGTGCTGCAGTTCGCTGAGGCCGAGAACCGGCTGCTGCTGGGCGGCTGCAGGAAGAAGTGCCTCTCGGTGCTGAAGGCTTTACGCGACCGGCACCTGGAGCTGCCCGGACAGCCGCTGAACAACTACCACATGAAGAGCCTGGTTTCCTACGAGTGCGAGAAGCATCCCCGGGAGTCGGACTGGGACGAGAACTGCCTGGGCGACCGCCTGAACGGGATTCTATTGCAGCTTATTTCGTGTTTGCAGTGCAGGAGGTGCCCGCATTATTTCCTGCCCAATCTAGACCTGTTCCAGGGGAAGCCTCACTCCGGGCTGGAGAACGCCGCGAAACAGACTTGGCGCCTGGCGAGAGAAATACTGACCAACCCCAAAAGCTTGGAGAAACTCTGA